One Echinicola strongylocentroti DNA window includes the following coding sequences:
- a CDS encoding sodium:solute symporter: protein MSQSLVFIVISSYFLLLLLISYLTSRKTDDLTFYTANRQSPWYLVAFGMVGASLSGVTFISVPGEVGNSSWNYLQFVMGNMVGYAVIAMILIPLFYRLNLISIYEYLRDRFGPKAYLSGSVIFLVSQTIGASFRLFLAATVLQLAFFDAYNIPFFVTVLTTATLIWIYTYKGGIKTIVWTDTLQTTFLLLAVIISIVIISQQLDLNISELTNVIEESPLSTVFEWDPLSNKNFFKMFFAGVFITITMNGLDQNVMQKNLTCKDQKEAKKNILWFSISFFISNLFFLSLGVLLYYFAAQNNIALPESTDELYPFLALDHFGTLAGITFLLGIIAAAFSSADSALTALTTSFCVDLLQLPTKKHLNQKVTRLKVHIGFTVLIFVVIVVFDLLNNSSVVSAVFKAAGFTYGPLLGLFAFGLSNKLKVKDKWVPFICLSSPVICYILDSHSVEWFGGYQFGFEILLVNGALTYLGLLLAMKK, encoded by the coding sequence ATGAGCCAATCACTCGTATTCATCGTCATCTCATCTTACTTCTTGCTGCTTCTCTTGATCAGTTACCTGACCTCGAGAAAAACAGATGACCTGACGTTTTATACTGCCAACAGGCAATCACCTTGGTATCTGGTGGCATTTGGCATGGTGGGGGCATCACTTTCTGGGGTGACCTTTATCTCTGTCCCTGGCGAAGTAGGTAATTCTTCCTGGAATTACCTGCAATTTGTCATGGGGAATATGGTCGGGTATGCAGTGATCGCCATGATATTGATCCCGCTCTTCTACCGGCTCAATCTCATCTCAATATATGAGTACCTCCGGGATAGATTTGGCCCAAAGGCTTACCTCTCAGGATCGGTGATCTTCTTGGTTTCCCAAACGATCGGAGCATCTTTTCGGCTATTTCTGGCCGCTACAGTCCTACAGTTGGCTTTTTTTGATGCCTATAACATCCCCTTCTTTGTGACCGTACTGACCACTGCCACGTTGATATGGATCTACACCTACAAAGGCGGCATCAAGACCATCGTATGGACGGACACCCTACAGACGACTTTTCTGTTGCTGGCCGTCATCATCAGCATCGTGATCATCAGCCAGCAGCTAGACCTCAATATAAGTGAGCTCACGAATGTCATCGAGGAAAGCCCCCTCTCGACGGTATTTGAATGGGATCCACTGTCCAATAAGAACTTCTTTAAGATGTTTTTTGCCGGTGTTTTTATCACCATCACCATGAACGGACTGGATCAAAATGTCATGCAAAAAAACCTTACCTGCAAAGACCAAAAAGAAGCCAAAAAGAATATCCTGTGGTTTTCGATCAGCTTCTTTATTTCCAACCTCTTTTTCCTATCCCTAGGAGTCTTGCTGTACTACTTTGCCGCCCAAAACAACATTGCCCTTCCAGAGAGCACGGATGAGCTTTACCCTTTCCTTGCTTTGGATCATTTTGGTACGTTGGCCGGCATTACCTTTCTGCTTGGAATTATCGCCGCAGCCTTTTCCAGTGCTGATTCAGCCTTGACGGCACTGACCACGTCCTTCTGTGTAGACCTCCTACAATTGCCCACCAAGAAACACCTCAACCAAAAAGTCACCCGCCTAAAAGTCCATATCGGATTTACGGTGCTGATCTTCGTGGTTATTGTGGTGTTTGACCTGCTCAATAACAGTAGCGTGGTGAGTGCTGTATTCAAAGCAGCAGGATTTACTTACGGGCCATTGCTGGGACTATTTGCCTTTGGCCTCTCCAATAAATTAAAGGTAAAAGACAAATGGGTGCCCTTCATCTGCCTCTCCTCCCCAGTGATCTGTTATATTTTGGACAGCCATTCGGTGGAGTGGTTTGGCGGCTATCAATTTGGTTTTGAAATCCTCTTGGTCAATGGTGCACTTACTTATTTGGGACTATTACTGGCAATGAAAAAGTAA
- a CDS encoding AAA family ATPase, with product MPYPAASSISLITHHPELAKKLDGFIKQPLQSGPSSPCGLIITGPSGVGKTHLVEQYLNLYKKDYLLIPISHLQQQRYIPYAGIKIGIGEFLRKVYKEMAPEQSEAFSSQLKKKLGEHFPLLFDYIPELTLLIGKDTTPPNSPTPKVENQLYSLFSVLFGFLSDFLGKPLLIFIDNMQWMDGSSVNLLHFLLLRLSPKQLRLIGASRDSKTAILRVNQLMEWLNFETKNLEIIPLYGLRTEQTNAFLEEIMGAPVTASLHQLFHELCEGNPSHMQVLAESLKAEKLIGLSHGIWSGDIAKIQERFNGQSSRDVLWGRLKALSSPTRNLLTWLSCIGSYNKQVLLSLFKNNEHLLLKSLQEALETGLLTMQDGDFRFSETYIGEVIYEGIPLTEKVHLHYLIGKDILQKEFSQLSNTEKVLAAQHLNQSLDLVKEKDDILLCAKLNLQVGKLQKQDNGFDQARHFLKTSSDLFKLLSWETIKDLYWETNMERAKVEYYLGEYDLAEIHLDHLLERLLDPRKRAESYILKITINNHLGRYRKVVSILQEALSELGLTLPTEEANIQAANIHLSQEIAITKEPSNNSHEDPTNQHFILKLLYVGGMALHHTADTLMIWAALQIISRAQNSKDEGVKAIGYVSYGRMNIIANNIDQGYQLGVKGLHINQSLEDMQYRCRVFGVFAFYIQPWKKAFEHSVPLLNEGMDAGRKAGDLIGLYILKTHLFNLHFLSGSPIRSLLDFTFEESYPGMELTYYITHYQKSLIRYLTGERTFFSIPRQQPSWLAAKLTIQEERFYRNHVWARYYFLFGHYEQAARCAKEANANRKLQEGSPLVPANLVLLFLSITQNWHNLPLDEAPDHLEALEEIRTDCALWHLHAPENYASTYWLLNAEWARIHGDQMDAVSKQYQNAIHEARENHYDLALANELFAKYLLSKSEKTAALKHLKASIKAYKEWEGVAKEQQLNQQYQILLNNHSKNLQPNIETVLRELSGDLELDPLSKKLMVLLMRISGTDRTGIEWIENNGDIIDQKSLHLLPKSGKAAPLPSGLMLMCHRTQSPLIVNDLSKESSFSEIAALKNSGVQSFLIQPININGYLSMVIYLENSQTEDHFSEDLASWIRIIANQGGMIIENARTHEKTLLLNQEIRKEIEEKKQLVSFIEQQKNNHLKDLIQTQEDERKRIAGDLHDSLGSLLSTIKIQLQGLQNLQSPHIKGHQDTLRKMDEAIEEVRRIAHNMSPVSLRRFGLPSALQTLVEQINVSGQIQGELQILGMEERLAEQIELTIYRICQELVQNTLKHAQASRLHLQLIHHGDSLNITIEDNGLGMDQQKVTSGFGLLGIEAKVQMLNGTFDIESRPGKGCLVVIDIPLGIPSEKKTTGE from the coding sequence ATGCCCTATCCAGCTGCCTCCTCCATTTCACTCATCACCCACCACCCGGAGCTCGCCAAAAAACTGGATGGATTCATTAAGCAGCCGTTACAATCTGGGCCATCCTCCCCATGTGGACTTATCATTACGGGGCCCTCAGGGGTAGGAAAGACCCATTTGGTGGAGCAATATTTGAACTTATACAAAAAAGACTACTTGCTGATCCCCATCAGCCACCTCCAACAACAGCGCTACATCCCCTATGCCGGGATCAAAATCGGGATAGGAGAGTTTTTGCGAAAAGTATACAAGGAAATGGCTCCCGAGCAGTCCGAAGCCTTCTCCAGTCAGCTCAAAAAGAAACTTGGTGAGCACTTCCCGCTCCTTTTTGATTATATTCCTGAGCTGACCTTACTGATCGGCAAAGACACTACGCCCCCCAACTCCCCAACGCCAAAAGTAGAAAACCAACTTTACTCACTTTTCAGTGTCCTGTTTGGTTTTTTAAGTGACTTTTTGGGCAAACCGCTGTTGATTTTTATTGACAATATGCAATGGATGGATGGCTCCAGTGTAAACCTACTGCATTTTCTTTTGCTTCGTCTATCCCCCAAACAGCTCCGTCTGATCGGTGCCAGCAGGGATTCCAAGACGGCTATTTTGAGGGTAAACCAGCTGATGGAATGGTTGAATTTTGAGACCAAAAACCTTGAGATCATCCCATTGTACGGACTACGGACGGAACAAACCAATGCTTTTCTTGAAGAAATCATGGGGGCCCCTGTCACTGCTTCTCTTCACCAATTGTTCCACGAACTATGTGAAGGAAACCCAAGTCACATGCAGGTACTAGCAGAAAGTCTCAAGGCAGAAAAATTGATTGGACTAAGCCATGGCATATGGTCAGGAGACATTGCAAAAATTCAAGAACGATTTAACGGACAAAGTAGCCGTGACGTCCTTTGGGGCAGGTTAAAGGCACTCAGTAGCCCTACAAGAAACTTGCTCACGTGGCTATCGTGTATCGGTAGCTATAACAAGCAAGTGCTGCTTTCTCTATTTAAAAACAATGAACACCTCCTTCTAAAAAGCCTTCAAGAAGCCTTGGAGACAGGCTTGCTCACCATGCAAGACGGTGATTTCAGGTTTTCCGAAACCTACATTGGCGAAGTGATCTATGAAGGCATTCCGCTCACAGAAAAAGTCCATCTCCACTATCTTATTGGCAAAGACATCCTCCAGAAGGAATTTTCCCAGCTCAGTAATACCGAAAAAGTCTTGGCCGCCCAGCACCTCAACCAGTCACTTGACCTAGTCAAAGAAAAAGACGATATCCTACTCTGCGCAAAGCTCAATCTGCAGGTAGGAAAGCTGCAAAAACAGGACAATGGCTTCGACCAAGCCAGGCATTTTCTGAAAACCAGTTCCGACCTTTTTAAGCTCCTTTCTTGGGAAACTATCAAAGACCTTTATTGGGAAACCAATATGGAAAGGGCAAAAGTGGAGTATTACCTTGGTGAATATGACTTGGCAGAAATCCACCTTGACCATTTGCTGGAAAGGCTACTTGACCCAAGAAAAAGAGCCGAAAGTTACATCCTTAAAATCACCATCAATAACCACCTTGGGAGATACCGAAAAGTAGTCTCTATCCTTCAAGAAGCACTTTCCGAGCTTGGACTTACCCTCCCCACCGAAGAGGCCAATATCCAAGCCGCCAACATCCACCTGAGTCAAGAAATAGCTATCACAAAGGAGCCCAGCAACAATTCTCATGAAGACCCTACAAATCAACACTTTATCCTAAAACTGCTGTATGTTGGTGGGATGGCCCTCCACCACACTGCTGACACTTTGATGATCTGGGCAGCCTTACAAATCATCAGCAGGGCTCAAAATAGCAAAGACGAAGGGGTAAAAGCCATTGGTTATGTGAGTTATGGCAGAATGAACATCATCGCCAATAATATTGACCAGGGCTATCAGCTCGGAGTGAAAGGACTTCACATCAACCAAAGCTTAGAGGACATGCAGTACCGGTGTAGGGTTTTTGGGGTGTTTGCATTTTATATCCAGCCATGGAAAAAAGCCTTTGAGCATAGTGTCCCCCTGCTAAATGAAGGAATGGACGCGGGACGAAAAGCGGGAGATCTCATTGGTCTGTACATTCTCAAAACCCACCTTTTCAACCTGCATTTTCTTTCAGGAAGCCCAATACGCTCCTTGCTTGATTTCACCTTTGAGGAATCCTATCCCGGCATGGAGCTGACCTACTACATCACCCATTACCAAAAAAGTCTCATTCGGTATTTGACAGGTGAACGTACGTTCTTCTCCATTCCTCGACAACAGCCCAGTTGGTTGGCGGCCAAGCTCACCATTCAAGAAGAACGTTTTTACCGTAATCATGTGTGGGCGAGATATTACTTCCTTTTTGGGCATTATGAGCAAGCTGCCCGGTGCGCCAAAGAAGCCAATGCCAATCGCAAACTTCAGGAAGGCTCCCCTTTGGTTCCTGCCAATTTAGTACTATTGTTCCTCTCAATCACCCAAAATTGGCATAACCTTCCGCTTGATGAAGCCCCAGACCACCTTGAAGCACTCGAAGAAATCCGAACGGATTGTGCCCTTTGGCACCTCCATGCACCAGAAAACTACGCCTCTACTTATTGGCTGCTTAATGCGGAGTGGGCTAGAATACATGGCGATCAAATGGATGCTGTTTCGAAACAATATCAAAATGCTATCCATGAAGCCAGGGAAAACCATTATGACCTAGCGCTGGCAAATGAACTGTTCGCCAAATACCTGCTGAGCAAATCAGAAAAAACTGCTGCCCTCAAGCATCTCAAAGCATCCATCAAAGCTTATAAGGAATGGGAAGGGGTGGCTAAGGAACAGCAATTGAACCAGCAATACCAAATACTGCTGAATAATCACTCCAAAAACCTCCAGCCCAATATCGAAACGGTACTGAGGGAGCTGAGCGGGGACCTAGAGCTAGACCCTCTTTCCAAGAAGCTGATGGTGCTTTTGATGAGGATCTCCGGAACAGACAGAACAGGCATAGAGTGGATTGAAAACAATGGCGACATTATCGATCAAAAATCCCTGCACCTACTTCCCAAAAGCGGTAAAGCAGCTCCTCTTCCGTCAGGATTAATGCTCATGTGCCACCGTACTCAGTCTCCGCTCATCGTAAATGACCTATCAAAAGAAAGTAGTTTCTCGGAAATCGCTGCGTTAAAAAATAGCGGTGTGCAGTCATTCCTTATCCAGCCCATAAACATCAACGGCTACCTCTCCATGGTGATCTACCTAGAAAACAGTCAGACAGAAGATCACTTTTCGGAAGACTTGGCTAGCTGGATTCGTATCATCGCCAACCAAGGCGGAATGATCATAGAAAATGCCCGAACGCACGAAAAAACGCTCCTGCTCAACCAAGAGATCAGAAAAGAAATAGAAGAGAAAAAGCAACTGGTATCTTTCATCGAACAACAAAAAAACAATCACCTCAAGGACCTCATCCAAACACAGGAAGACGAAAGAAAGCGCATCGCAGGTGACCTGCATGACAGCCTAGGGTCACTGCTGTCCACTATAAAAATCCAACTTCAAGGCTTACAGAATCTCCAGTCTCCCCACATCAAAGGCCACCAAGACACCCTCCGGAAAATGGATGAAGCCATTGAAGAAGTAAGGAGAATCGCACACAATATGTCCCCGGTATCGCTACGGCGCTTTGGGCTTCCTTCCGCATTACAAACCTTAGTGGAGCAAATCAATGTGAGTGGTCAAATTCAGGGAGAACTACAAATACTGGGAATGGAGGAGCGATTAGCTGAGCAAATAGAACTCACCATCTACCGCATCTGCCAAGAACTCGTCCAAAACACCCTAAAACATGCCCAAGCCTCCCGTCTACATTTACAGCTTATCCATCACGGGGACTCACTCAATATCACGATAGAAGATAACGGACTTGGCATGGACCAACAAAAAGTCACCAGTGGCTTCGGACTACTGGGGATAGAAGCTAAAGTGCAGATGCTCAATGGAACATTCGACATCGAAAGCCGACCGGGAAAAGGCTGCTTGGTGGTAATCGACATTCCGCTAGGGATACCTTCAGAAAAGAAAACGACGGGAGAATAA
- a CDS encoding BadF/BadG/BcrA/BcrD ATPase family protein translates to MLLIADSGSTKTDWRLVDEEGNTIDAVQCKGLNPYFLTETEIAQIIKKEVAPITNGVEKVIFYGAGCGLPEKVDQVKNAIESVLPIKYPTEVYGDILGAARSLLQGQQGITCILGTGANSCVYDGHGIIDNVPSLGYILADWGSGTVLCKDLISLILQEKIDAEIREDFHATYPMDLRQMLDKIYNKPQANRFLASFTPFLLKYAHHKACEKILKDNFRKFFEYYVLAYDEKPLSKAITFTGSIAYHFSDFLHSTAAEYGLAINKIVQHPMNGLVKYHCQTVPAIK, encoded by the coding sequence ATGCTGTTAATCGCAGATAGTGGATCCACCAAGACCGATTGGAGATTGGTGGATGAAGAGGGAAATACCATCGATGCAGTGCAATGCAAGGGCCTTAACCCTTATTTTTTGACCGAAACTGAGATCGCACAGATCATCAAAAAAGAAGTAGCCCCCATCACCAATGGAGTGGAAAAGGTGATTTTCTATGGTGCAGGTTGTGGCCTTCCTGAGAAAGTCGATCAAGTGAAAAATGCCATCGAGTCAGTATTGCCCATCAAGTACCCCACGGAAGTTTATGGAGACATTCTCGGGGCAGCCAGAAGCCTGCTACAGGGTCAGCAGGGCATTACCTGCATCCTCGGAACAGGAGCCAACTCTTGCGTCTATGATGGACACGGCATCATCGACAATGTCCCTTCACTGGGATACATTTTGGCAGACTGGGGCAGCGGGACAGTCCTCTGCAAAGACCTGATTTCACTCATCCTTCAGGAGAAAATAGACGCTGAAATAAGGGAGGACTTTCATGCCACCTATCCTATGGACCTGCGGCAAATGCTGGATAAAATTTACAATAAACCACAAGCCAACCGATTTTTGGCCTCTTTTACGCCCTTCTTGTTGAAATACGCTCACCATAAGGCCTGTGAAAAGATCCTTAAGGACAACTTCAGAAAATTCTTTGAATATTACGTCTTGGCCTACGATGAAAAACCCCTGTCCAAAGCCATCACCTTCACTGGCTCCATTGCTTACCACTTCAGTGATTTCCTTCACAGCACCGCCGCCGAATACGGATTAGCAATCAATAAAATCGTTCAACACCCTATGAATGGGCTGGTAAAATACCATTGCCAAACAGTGCCCGCTATCAAATAA
- the murQ gene encoding N-acetylmuramic acid 6-phosphate etherase has protein sequence MSELNSLITETSSLYEDLEKMNANELLANINQEDQKVATAVQAAIPQIEKLVTAAAGKMAKGGRLFYIGAGTSGRLGILDASEIPPTYGASPELVCGLIAGGDKAIRHAVEGAEDNLDQAWMDLKAQQITEKDILIGIAASGKTPYVLGGLHTAKAHGMLTGSISCNTNALISTKADYPIEVEVGPEFVTGSTRMKSGTAQKLVLNMISTSLMILLGKVKGNKMVNMQLSNQKLVKRGISMIQEEIPELDEETALNLLTAHGSVKKAIEAYQKT, from the coding sequence ATGTCTGAGCTCAATTCTCTCATTACGGAAACTTCCTCACTTTATGAGGATTTAGAAAAGATGAACGCCAATGAACTTTTGGCAAACATTAATCAAGAAGATCAAAAAGTAGCCACCGCAGTCCAAGCGGCTATTCCGCAAATCGAAAAACTAGTCACAGCAGCCGCTGGTAAAATGGCCAAAGGAGGAAGGCTTTTCTATATCGGTGCTGGCACTTCCGGAAGGCTGGGAATCTTGGATGCCTCCGAAATACCACCTACTTATGGGGCTTCACCGGAACTGGTCTGTGGGCTGATTGCCGGTGGAGACAAGGCCATTCGCCATGCGGTAGAAGGTGCAGAAGACAATCTCGACCAAGCTTGGATGGATCTAAAGGCCCAGCAAATCACCGAAAAGGATATCCTCATTGGCATTGCGGCCTCTGGCAAAACCCCATATGTACTGGGAGGTTTACATACCGCCAAAGCGCACGGAATGCTGACAGGAAGCATCTCCTGCAATACCAATGCCCTGATCTCTACCAAAGCTGACTATCCCATAGAAGTGGAAGTGGGGCCTGAGTTTGTCACGGGGAGTACTCGAATGAAGTCCGGAACTGCCCAAAAGCTTGTCCTGAACATGATCAGCACCAGCCTGATGATTTTGCTCGGCAAGGTGAAAGGCAACAAAATGGTCAATATGCAACTCAGCAACCAAAAACTGGTAAAAAGAGGCATAAGCATGATTCAGGAAGAAATCCCAGAGCTGGACGAAGAAACAGCACTGAACCTATTGACAGCACACGGCTCTGTAAAAAAAGCCATTGAAGCATATCAAAAAACCTAA
- a CDS encoding glycoside hydrolase family 10 protein: MTFTKTRTAVFFFISLLIFGSAMAQESPKRELRAAWIATVNNIDWPSQPGLSAAEQKEEYVQLLDTLAAAGMNAIVMQIRPTADTFYPSSYEPWSAYLTGKQATPPKPYYNPLAFMIDEAKKRNLEFHAWFNPYRASNSPDFVPSAEHPLVKHPDWFVQYGGKWYYDPGIPEAQEFVLQSIIEVVKHYDLDAVHFDDYFYPYKIAGENFPDSGSFAQYGKRFTDIGEWRRHNVDYFVEELSKRIKAEKPFVKFGISPFGVWRNDDVDPRGSATKAGQTNYDDLYADVLKWLKEGWIDYVTPQIYWHIGFELAEYKTLVAWWAENSYDRHVYIGQGIYRVGQKGWEDHQEVVNQIQYNRNFPIVKGSMFFSAKTIVQNKENVNSQLEKVYPHPSLPPIMPWISQSAPSAPDHITATGSPETGIILNWQESLKEDASYFVIYRCEKEGALDLNNPAQIIAKVPKSPYALQNWKDTTIQKRSTYHYGITAVDRLHNESVLSPIITVDTKGKRKQVKGE; the protein is encoded by the coding sequence ATGACGTTTACCAAGACACGAACTGCGGTATTCTTTTTTATAAGTCTCCTGATCTTTGGGTCGGCAATGGCCCAAGAATCTCCCAAGCGGGAACTACGAGCCGCGTGGATCGCTACGGTCAACAACATCGACTGGCCAAGCCAACCGGGACTTAGCGCAGCTGAGCAGAAAGAAGAATACGTCCAACTTTTGGACACGCTGGCTGCCGCTGGAATGAATGCCATCGTCATGCAAATCCGCCCTACTGCCGACACTTTCTACCCGTCCAGTTATGAACCTTGGTCCGCTTATCTCACGGGCAAACAAGCAACTCCGCCCAAACCCTATTACAACCCATTGGCCTTTATGATCGATGAGGCAAAAAAAAGGAACTTGGAATTCCATGCTTGGTTTAATCCCTACAGGGCTTCCAACAGTCCTGATTTTGTCCCTTCGGCCGAGCACCCTTTGGTAAAACACCCAGACTGGTTTGTGCAGTACGGTGGGAAGTGGTATTACGATCCCGGTATTCCAGAAGCACAGGAGTTTGTCCTGCAGTCCATCATTGAAGTGGTCAAGCACTATGACCTTGATGCGGTTCACTTTGACGATTATTTCTATCCTTACAAAATAGCGGGAGAAAATTTCCCCGACAGCGGGTCTTTTGCTCAATATGGCAAACGATTTACGGACATTGGAGAATGGAGAAGACATAATGTGGACTACTTTGTCGAAGAACTTTCCAAGAGGATCAAAGCAGAAAAACCCTTCGTAAAATTCGGTATCAGCCCATTTGGGGTATGGCGTAACGACGATGTAGATCCCAGAGGATCCGCCACCAAAGCTGGACAGACCAACTATGACGACCTCTACGCGGACGTCCTCAAATGGCTAAAAGAAGGCTGGATCGATTATGTGACACCACAAATCTACTGGCATATAGGATTTGAACTGGCCGAATACAAAACCTTGGTAGCCTGGTGGGCAGAAAACAGCTATGATCGCCACGTTTATATCGGCCAAGGGATCTATCGTGTGGGACAGAAAGGCTGGGAAGACCACCAAGAAGTGGTCAATCAAATCCAGTACAACAGAAATTTCCCTATCGTAAAAGGAAGCATGTTCTTCAGTGCCAAGACCATTGTCCAAAACAAGGAAAACGTCAATTCCCAATTGGAGAAAGTTTATCCCCATCCTTCCCTCCCTCCCATCATGCCCTGGATCAGCCAATCCGCCCCTTCTGCTCCTGATCACATCACGGCGACAGGCAGCCCTGAAACGGGGATCATCCTGAATTGGCAGGAAAGCTTAAAGGAAGATGCCAGTTATTTTGTAATTTACCGATGCGAAAAGGAAGGAGCCTTGGACCTCAATAATCCGGCGCAAATCATCGCCAAAGTACCCAAGTCTCCATACGCCCTGCAAAACTGGAAAGACACGACTATTCAGAAACGGAGTACTTATCATTATGGCATCACCGCCGTGGACAGGCTTCATAATGAAAGCGTGCTATCCCCAATCATCACCGTTGACACCAAGGGTAAAAGAAAGCAGGTTAAGGGAGAGTAA